One window from the genome of Candidatus Didemnitutus sp. encodes:
- a CDS encoding response regulator transcription factor has product MKRIVIVEDQTAIREMLAEILRIDPSYKIVGETGDGQAACNLCLDLKPDVIVLDARLPGLSGVDILRRIAKQLKTTRIMVFSGYESPALVREMLEAGAHGFVEKTAGLTEFKKGLETVANGGTYFGPGVAALLRNVVANNSPTSGADLLTDREREILKLVAESHSTKEIAQKLGISVKTVDNHRTNLMRKLNLHDVASLTRYALEIGLIDHRSQAWA; this is encoded by the coding sequence ATCAAACGCATCGTAATCGTCGAAGATCAGACCGCCATCCGGGAGATGCTCGCGGAGATTCTCCGGATTGACCCGAGCTACAAAATCGTCGGCGAGACCGGCGACGGCCAAGCCGCCTGCAACCTCTGCCTCGATCTGAAACCCGATGTCATCGTGCTCGATGCTCGCCTGCCAGGCCTCAGCGGAGTCGACATCCTCCGCCGCATCGCCAAGCAGCTCAAGACGACGCGCATCATGGTTTTTTCCGGCTACGAGAGCCCCGCGCTCGTGCGCGAGATGCTCGAGGCCGGCGCCCACGGCTTCGTGGAAAAGACGGCCGGCCTCACCGAGTTCAAGAAGGGCCTCGAGACTGTCGCGAACGGCGGCACCTATTTCGGCCCCGGCGTCGCTGCGCTTCTGCGCAACGTCGTCGCGAACAACTCCCCCACCTCCGGTGCCGACCTGCTCACGGATCGCGAACGCGAAATCCTCAAGCTCGTGGCCGAAAGCCACAGCACGAAGGAGATCGCCCAGAAGCTCGGCATCAGCGTCAAGACGGTCGACAACCACCGCACGAACCTCATGCGGAAACTCAACCTCCACGACGTCGCGAGCCTCACCCGCTACGCCCTCGAAATCGGCCTGATCGACCATCGCTCCCAAGCTTGGGCGTGA
- a CDS encoding ApaG domain, protein MPSAPLELRGLRVELDKLVYRHGGDELPPDRPHAFIYYLTIHNDADRTVTLLGRKWVVVHGDGTRLVIEGDRIVGETPRLAPGEHFSYNSYHVTATDARVHGSFHGVDEFGAHIFVRIPEFALEIPPA, encoded by the coding sequence ATGCCCTCAGCTCCACTGGAATTACGCGGACTTCGCGTTGAATTAGATAAACTCGTCTACCGCCACGGCGGTGATGAGCTCCCGCCGGACCGACCGCACGCCTTCATCTACTACCTCACGATCCACAACGATGCCGACCGCACCGTGACGTTGCTCGGTCGCAAATGGGTCGTCGTGCACGGCGACGGCACGCGCCTCGTCATCGAAGGCGACCGCATCGTCGGAGAGACGCCGCGCCTCGCACCGGGCGAACACTTTTCCTACAACAGCTATCACGTCACCGCGACTGACGCGCGCGTGCACGGCAGTTTTCACGGCGTCGACGAGTTCGGCGCGCACATCTTCGTGCGCATCCCGGAATTCGCTCTGGAAATCCCGCCGGCATGA
- a CDS encoding M20/M25/M40 family metallo-hydrolase → MFDPVEKLKEYVRHASVSADPKFKDGMVGAQQFLTSLFKELGFSVDVVPTQLHPVIVAKRIVNQTSPHVIIYGHYDVQPPDPLNLWTTPPFEATVKGNRIYGRGTADNKGPLLVHVAAVGQLLEEQPDLPLNITFVVEGEEEIGSKNFKDFLKANRHRFDGDFIFMSDTGIPSPDQMVITVGLRGMLAFEIELTGPKMDLHSGMNGGVLMNPLQALAELCASLHTPDGRVNIPGFYKKVIEPEQWERVQLKKAGLKKDAYQKFLGISKFHTPPGYNPFEAIRFLPTLEFNGFSGGYQGEGTKTVIPSKASAKVTCRLVPNQTPENVKKLIFDTVKKRCPKGVSIKITEQHVATPYVVIPPDRSNTPKNQSPKLAACFRALDKAARDVWGKEPLYLREGGSVGLIADIKEVLGLDAVMMGLFLPEDNLHAPNEGFDLRVMKKGIATSKSVLAQLAKS, encoded by the coding sequence ATGTTCGACCCCGTTGAGAAACTGAAGGAATACGTCCGTCACGCCAGCGTCTCCGCCGATCCGAAGTTCAAGGACGGCATGGTGGGCGCCCAGCAGTTCCTGACCTCGTTGTTCAAGGAGCTCGGCTTCAGCGTCGATGTCGTGCCGACGCAACTGCACCCGGTCATCGTCGCCAAGCGCATCGTCAACCAGACCTCGCCGCACGTGATCATCTACGGCCATTACGACGTGCAGCCGCCGGACCCGCTCAACCTCTGGACGACGCCGCCGTTCGAGGCGACGGTGAAGGGCAACCGCATCTACGGTCGCGGCACCGCCGACAACAAGGGCCCGCTGCTTGTGCACGTGGCCGCGGTCGGCCAGTTGCTCGAGGAGCAACCCGACCTGCCGCTCAACATCACCTTCGTCGTCGAGGGCGAGGAGGAGATCGGCTCGAAGAACTTCAAGGACTTCCTGAAGGCGAACCGCCACCGCTTCGACGGCGACTTCATTTTCATGTCCGACACCGGCATCCCGTCGCCCGATCAAATGGTGATCACCGTCGGCCTGCGCGGCATGTTGGCGTTCGAGATCGAGCTCACCGGTCCGAAGATGGACCTGCACTCCGGCATGAATGGCGGCGTGTTGATGAATCCGCTCCAGGCGCTCGCCGAACTCTGCGCCTCGCTGCATACGCCGGACGGCCGCGTGAACATCCCGGGTTTCTACAAGAAGGTCATCGAACCCGAGCAGTGGGAACGCGTGCAATTGAAGAAGGCCGGCCTGAAGAAGGACGCTTACCAGAAATTTCTCGGCATCTCGAAATTCCACACGCCGCCCGGCTACAATCCGTTCGAGGCGATCCGCTTTCTGCCGACGCTCGAGTTCAACGGCTTTTCCGGCGGCTATCAGGGCGAGGGGACGAAGACGGTAATCCCGAGCAAGGCCTCGGCGAAGGTCACCTGCCGCCTCGTGCCGAATCAGACGCCGGAGAACGTGAAGAAGCTCATCTTCGACACCGTGAAGAAACGTTGCCCGAAGGGTGTCTCGATCAAGATCACCGAGCAGCACGTCGCGACGCCCTACGTCGTGATTCCGCCCGATCGCTCGAACACGCCGAAGAACCAGTCGCCGAAACTCGCCGCGTGCTTCCGCGCGCTCGACAAGGCGGCGAGGGATGTTTGGGGTAAGGAGCCGCTCTATCTCCGCGAGGGCGGCAGCGTCGGTCTCATCGCCGACATCAAGGAAGTGCTCGGGCTCGATGCGGTGATGATGGGCCTGTTCCTCCCCGAGGACAACCTGCACGCGCCGAACGAAGGCTTCGATCTGCGCGTGATGAAAAAGGGCATCGCCACCAGCAAGAGCGTGCTCGCGCAGTTGGCGAAGAGCTGA
- the dapA gene encoding 4-hydroxy-tetrahydrodipicolinate synthase, translating into MKSSRPFTGTITALVTPFKNDAVAYDDLRTLVNFQIKSGIDGIVSVGTTGESPTLDHEEHLEVIRATIAAARGRTPVIAGTGSNSTKEAIHLTKESDRAGVDAMLVVAPYYNKPTQQGIFEYFCAIADATDKPIILYSIPGRCGVEISVGIIEKLRARYPHVAWVKEAGGSVDRVDQILQACGDSVTVLSGDDSLTLPFMSVGAKGVISVASNLYPKETGKMVRLALDGDFAKARALHRKLYPMFKTIFIEANPVPIKAALARAGHIASDEVRSPLCPLLEANRKTLFGVLDTLAAKK; encoded by the coding sequence ATGAAGTCCAGCCGCCCCTTCACCGGGACCATCACTGCCCTCGTCACGCCGTTCAAGAATGACGCGGTCGCCTACGACGACCTGCGCACGCTCGTGAATTTCCAGATAAAATCCGGCATCGACGGCATCGTCTCGGTCGGCACGACGGGCGAGTCGCCCACCCTCGACCACGAAGAGCATCTCGAGGTGATCCGCGCGACGATCGCTGCCGCGCGCGGTCGCACGCCAGTCATCGCTGGCACCGGCTCCAACTCCACGAAGGAGGCGATCCATCTCACGAAGGAGTCCGACCGCGCCGGCGTCGACGCCATGCTCGTGGTCGCACCTTACTACAACAAGCCGACGCAACAGGGCATCTTCGAATATTTCTGCGCCATTGCTGACGCGACGGACAAGCCGATCATCCTCTATTCCATTCCCGGCCGTTGCGGCGTGGAGATCAGCGTCGGCATCATTGAGAAACTTCGCGCGCGCTACCCGCACGTCGCATGGGTGAAGGAAGCCGGCGGCTCCGTCGATCGCGTGGACCAGATTCTCCAAGCGTGCGGCGACTCCGTCACCGTGCTGAGCGGCGACGACTCGCTCACGTTGCCGTTCATGTCCGTCGGTGCGAAGGGCGTGATTTCCGTCGCCTCGAACCTTTATCCCAAAGAGACCGGCAAAATGGTGCGCCTCGCGCTCGACGGCGACTTCGCCAAGGCCCGCGCACTGCACCGGAAGCTCTACCCGATGTTCAAGACCATCTTCATCGAGGCCAACCCGGTGCCGATCAAGGCCGCGCTCGCCCGTGCCGGACACATTGCTTCGGACGAAGTCCGCTCGCCGCTCTGCCCGTTGCTCGAAGCGAATCGCAAAACCCTCTTCGGCGTGCTCGACACCCTCGCCGCCAAGAAGTGA
- the ruvA gene encoding Holliday junction branch migration protein RuvA has protein sequence MITRITGTLVSATPLHAVIETGGLAYEVHIPVTTAERLPQPGQQARLHTLVVYREDSQTMYGFAGEDERDFFRLLVEKVSGIGPKTALSIFSKLSLPVLQGAIAAGDVGLLAKCPGIGKKTAERLVIELRDKLGAAPVVAPASAASGESPAPADNKVRDAVMALVALGYKAADADKAVRQAWVALGPTATTEALIKKALG, from the coding sequence ATGATCACGCGCATCACCGGCACGCTCGTCAGCGCCACTCCGCTCCACGCCGTCATCGAGACCGGTGGCCTCGCTTACGAGGTGCACATTCCGGTCACGACGGCCGAGCGCCTCCCCCAGCCTGGCCAGCAAGCGCGACTGCATACGCTCGTGGTTTATCGCGAGGACTCGCAGACGATGTATGGCTTCGCCGGCGAGGATGAACGCGACTTCTTCCGGTTGTTGGTGGAAAAGGTTTCCGGTATCGGACCGAAGACGGCGCTCAGTATTTTCAGCAAGCTGTCGTTGCCGGTGCTGCAAGGTGCCATCGCTGCTGGCGATGTCGGATTGCTCGCAAAGTGTCCGGGCATCGGCAAGAAGACGGCCGAGCGACTCGTGATCGAGTTGCGCGACAAGCTCGGAGCCGCGCCGGTCGTCGCGCCTGCGTCTGCGGCGAGCGGCGAATCGCCGGCGCCGGCCGACAACAAAGTCCGCGATGCCGTCATGGCCCTCGTCGCGCTCGGCTACAAAGCTGCCGACGCGGACAAGGCAGTGCGCCAAGCTTGGGTCGCGCTCGGCCCCACGGCGACGACCGAAGCGCTGATCAAGAAAGCGCTGGGCTAA
- a CDS encoding formate--tetrahydrofolate ligase, translating to MDLPEDPMKKIADVAREIGIAEKHLVLFGQDKAKVALEALENKPSRGKLILVSAITPTPAGEGKTVTSIGLAQGIAKLGKRAALALRQPSMGPVFGRKGGATGGGRSTVQPAVDINLHFNGDFHAITSAHNLLASIIDNQLHLKQSRLTPTQVLWKRVLDVNDRALRNVVLNAGGKSGERRSGFDITAASEIMAILCLSESMRDLRARLDRIVIGFTTEGVPVRASEFKATGALLALLRDALKPNLVQTCEGVPAFVHGGPFANIAHGCNSVLATRLALAHADFVVTEAGFAFDLGGEKFIDIKCRQTGLNPDAIVLVATVRALKLHGGAPADALAQPDFAALERGLANLEAHVTAARNFNRPVTVALNKFPSDTPDELVRVRAFCHALGVECEVSEVFAKGGEGGLALAETVLHSIYSSTPPLQYTYRDEQPIREKMEAIAHRFYGADGVDILPEAEIKLGLFEIAGFGKLPVCMAKTQNSLTDDPEKIGRPRGFRVTVRDFELAAGAGFVVALTGQMMRMPALPKVPAAEHIDVDASGDIVGISGT from the coding sequence ATGGATTTACCGGAGGACCCCATGAAGAAAATCGCGGATGTCGCGAGGGAGATTGGAATCGCGGAAAAGCATCTGGTGCTTTTCGGCCAAGACAAGGCGAAGGTTGCGCTCGAGGCACTCGAGAACAAGCCGTCGCGTGGGAAGCTGATCTTGGTGTCGGCGATCACGCCGACGCCCGCCGGCGAAGGCAAGACGGTGACGTCGATCGGCCTCGCGCAGGGCATCGCCAAGCTCGGCAAGCGCGCCGCGCTGGCACTGCGCCAGCCGTCGATGGGGCCAGTCTTCGGTCGCAAGGGCGGAGCCACGGGCGGCGGTCGCAGCACGGTGCAGCCCGCGGTGGATATCAATCTCCACTTCAATGGCGACTTCCACGCGATCACCTCGGCGCACAACCTCCTCGCGTCGATAATCGACAACCAACTCCATCTGAAACAGTCACGGCTCACGCCGACGCAGGTGCTGTGGAAACGCGTCCTCGACGTGAACGATCGCGCGCTGCGCAATGTCGTGCTCAACGCCGGCGGCAAGTCGGGCGAGCGCCGGAGCGGCTTCGATATCACCGCAGCATCCGAGATCATGGCGATCCTTTGCCTGAGCGAATCGATGCGCGATCTGCGCGCCCGCCTCGATCGCATCGTGATCGGCTTCACGACGGAGGGCGTGCCGGTGCGCGCGTCGGAATTCAAGGCTACCGGCGCCTTGCTGGCGCTCCTGCGCGATGCGTTGAAGCCGAACCTGGTGCAGACTTGCGAGGGCGTGCCGGCGTTCGTGCACGGCGGGCCTTTCGCGAATATCGCGCACGGTTGCAACTCGGTGCTGGCGACACGTCTGGCACTCGCGCACGCGGATTTCGTGGTGACGGAAGCGGGGTTTGCCTTCGACCTAGGCGGCGAGAAGTTCATCGACATCAAATGCCGGCAGACGGGCCTCAATCCCGACGCCATCGTGCTCGTGGCGACGGTGCGCGCGCTGAAGTTGCACGGCGGCGCACCGGCCGACGCGCTCGCGCAACCGGACTTCGCGGCGCTCGAACGCGGACTCGCCAACCTCGAGGCGCATGTGACCGCGGCGCGGAATTTCAACCGCCCTGTGACGGTCGCGTTGAACAAATTCCCGAGCGACACGCCCGACGAACTCGTGCGGGTCCGCGCGTTCTGTCACGCGCTCGGTGTGGAGTGCGAGGTCTCGGAAGTCTTCGCGAAGGGCGGGGAGGGCGGACTCGCGCTCGCGGAAACCGTGCTGCACTCGATCTATTCCAGCACTCCGCCGCTGCAATACACCTACCGCGACGAACAGCCGATTCGCGAAAAGATGGAGGCGATCGCACACCGTTTCTACGGTGCCGACGGCGTCGACATCCTGCCCGAAGCCGAGATCAAGCTCGGGCTCTTCGAGATCGCCGGCTTCGGCAAGTTGCCCGTGTGCATGGCCAAGACGCAAAATTCGCTCACTGATGATCCGGAGAAGATCGGCCGTCCGCGCGGCTTCCGTGTCACGGTGCGCGATTTCGAACTGGCGGCGGGCGCGGGCTTCGTCGTCGCGCTGACCGGTCAGATGATGCGCATGCCGGCGCTGCCCAAGGTGCCGGCGGCCGAACATATCGATGTCGATGCCAGCGGCGACATCGTGGGAATTTCCGGCACCTGA
- a CDS encoding MBL fold metallo-hydrolase: protein MKLIDLNRDGGIGANSTYCQLGDFHFVIDSGLHPKQVGRQAAPDLTPLRDVELDLIIITHCHLDHIGSLPILMREHPNTPVVMTQPSRMIIDRMLHNSANVMVRERAEKNVMDYPLFTHEEIDRLMPRLHAHGFNNPKKFSGQRDEIEFTFFPAGHIVGAAGVEIVHKHRRIFFTGDVLFEAQRTINPAKFPRVRYDTLVMETTRGATERPSDHSRLREVTRLVDTINETLQRDGSVLIPVFALGRMQEILAVLHDAKKFGKLVESPIFASGLGMDLCDYFDDIAKKTGQVHFTRTILKDLGVRKTPRDLQPGKQPPQQGIYVVSSGMVVDNTPSYALASALAGNAKNAICFVGYCDPDTAGGRLLASRQGDEFLFDAVNVKTKIRCQIERFDLSGHADREELLQFAIDCQPRSLVITHGDPPARAWFMQQLAEKLPHTKLLDPVPLHEYRV from the coding sequence ATGAAGCTCATCGATCTCAATCGCGACGGCGGCATCGGCGCCAATTCCACATACTGCCAGCTCGGCGATTTTCATTTCGTCATCGATAGCGGGTTGCATCCGAAACAAGTCGGCCGCCAGGCCGCACCGGATTTGACGCCGTTGCGCGACGTCGAGCTCGACCTGATCATCATCACGCACTGCCACCTCGATCACATCGGTTCGCTGCCGATTCTGATGAGGGAGCATCCGAACACGCCGGTCGTCATGACCCAACCGAGCCGCATGATCATCGATCGCATGCTGCACAACTCCGCCAACGTGATGGTGCGCGAGCGCGCGGAAAAGAACGTGATGGATTACCCGCTCTTCACGCACGAGGAGATCGATCGCCTCATGCCGCGCCTGCACGCGCACGGCTTCAACAACCCGAAGAAATTCTCCGGCCAGCGCGACGAGATCGAATTCACCTTCTTCCCCGCCGGCCACATCGTCGGCGCCGCCGGCGTCGAGATCGTGCACAAGCACCGCCGCATCTTCTTCACGGGCGACGTCCTCTTCGAGGCGCAGCGCACGATCAACCCCGCGAAATTTCCCCGCGTCCGCTACGACACGCTGGTCATGGAAACGACGCGCGGCGCGACCGAACGCCCGTCCGACCATTCGCGCCTGCGCGAGGTCACGCGCCTCGTCGACACCATCAACGAGACGCTCCAGCGCGACGGCTCGGTGCTGATTCCAGTCTTTGCGCTCGGCCGCATGCAGGAAATCCTTGCCGTGCTCCACGACGCGAAAAAGTTCGGCAAACTCGTCGAGTCCCCGATCTTCGCGTCCGGCCTCGGCATGGATCTGTGCGACTACTTTGACGACATCGCCAAGAAGACCGGTCAGGTGCACTTCACCCGCACGATCCTGAAAGACCTCGGTGTGCGCAAAACGCCCCGCGATCTCCAGCCCGGCAAGCAGCCGCCGCAGCAAGGCATCTACGTCGTCAGCTCCGGCATGGTCGTGGACAACACGCCGTCCTACGCACTCGCCTCGGCGCTCGCCGGCAATGCGAAGAACGCGATCTGTTTCGTGGGCTATTGCGACCCCGACACCGCCGGCGGCCGCCTGCTCGCTTCGCGCCAGGGTGACGAGTTCCTTTTCGACGCGGTCAACGTGAAGACGAAAATCCGCTGCCAGATCGAGCGCTTCGACCTTTCCGGGCACGCCGACCGCGAGGAGTTGCTGCAATTCGCCATCGACTGCCAACCCCGTTCGCTCGTGATCACTCACGGCGATCCGCCGGCGCGCGCCTGGTTCATGCAGCAGCTCGCCGAGAAGCTGCCGCACACGAAGCTGCTCGATCCCGTGCCGCTGCACGAATACCGCGTCTAA
- the purH gene encoding bifunctional phosphoribosylaminoimidazolecarboxamide formyltransferase/IMP cyclohydrolase: MAKLALLSVSDKRGLVDFATALVRSHGYKLLSTGGTAKLLAEAGLPVTEVSAHTGFPEMMEGRVKTLHPKIHGGLLCRRDKADHLAAAEQHGIDLIDLVVVNLYPFEQTVAKPHVEFEEAIENIDIGGPSMLRSAAKNHESVSVVCDPADYTGVLAALAAGEGSAELKALRRKLALKVFQRTGAYDTAIAKYLETQQDEPDLEALSGFPATYSLSLKKAQSLRYGENPHQKAALYGTFHEHFQQLQGKELSYNNILDITSATYLIGDFEKPTVAILKHTNPCGVASADTLLGAWEKAYATDRQAPFGGIIVVNQTLGQDVAEQIKDIFTEVIIAPRFSDEALAIFAKKKNLRLMIAKGGIGADALQEVRSVVGGVLVQDRDRSMEKMAGCKVVTKRQPTAEEWDSLLFGWKVCKHVKSNAIVYCRGEQTLGVGAGQMARVDSSRIAVWKAGEAKLDLRGSVVASEALFPFPDGLLAAADAGATAAIQPGGAIRDEEVIKAADERGMAMVFTGVRHFKH; encoded by the coding sequence ATGGCTAAGCTCGCGCTCCTTTCCGTCTCCGACAAACGCGGCCTGGTGGACTTCGCCACCGCCCTCGTCCGCTCGCACGGCTACAAGCTGTTGTCGACCGGCGGCACCGCCAAACTGCTCGCGGAAGCGGGTCTGCCCGTCACTGAAGTGAGCGCGCACACGGGTTTCCCGGAGATGATGGAGGGTCGCGTGAAAACGCTACATCCCAAGATCCATGGCGGCCTGCTCTGCCGGCGCGACAAGGCCGATCACCTCGCGGCCGCGGAACAGCATGGCATCGACCTGATCGACCTCGTGGTCGTGAATCTTTATCCGTTCGAGCAGACTGTCGCGAAGCCGCACGTCGAGTTCGAGGAGGCGATCGAGAACATCGATATCGGCGGCCCGTCGATGCTGCGCAGCGCGGCGAAGAACCACGAGAGCGTCAGCGTCGTGTGCGATCCGGCGGACTACACTGGCGTGCTCGCGGCGCTGGCGGCGGGCGAGGGGAGCGCGGAGTTGAAGGCGCTGCGTCGCAAGCTCGCGTTGAAGGTTTTCCAGCGCACCGGCGCCTACGACACGGCGATCGCGAAGTATCTCGAAACCCAGCAGGACGAGCCCGACCTCGAAGCGCTGAGCGGTTTTCCGGCGACCTATTCGCTCTCGCTCAAGAAGGCGCAGAGCCTCCGCTACGGCGAGAACCCGCACCAAAAGGCGGCGCTCTACGGCACGTTTCACGAGCACTTCCAGCAACTGCAAGGCAAGGAACTCTCGTATAACAACATTCTCGATATCACCTCCGCGACCTACCTGATCGGCGACTTCGAAAAACCGACCGTTGCGATCCTCAAGCACACGAATCCCTGCGGCGTCGCCAGTGCGGACACATTGCTCGGCGCGTGGGAAAAGGCCTATGCCACCGACCGTCAGGCACCGTTCGGCGGCATCATCGTCGTCAACCAGACGCTCGGCCAGGACGTCGCGGAGCAGATCAAGGACATCTTCACTGAGGTGATCATCGCGCCGCGTTTCAGCGACGAGGCGCTGGCGATTTTCGCCAAGAAAAAGAACCTGCGCCTCATGATCGCAAAAGGCGGCATCGGTGCCGATGCGCTGCAGGAAGTGCGCTCGGTTGTCGGCGGCGTGCTCGTGCAGGACCGCGACCGCTCGATGGAGAAGATGGCTGGCTGCAAAGTCGTGACCAAGCGCCAGCCGACCGCGGAAGAGTGGGATTCGCTGCTCTTCGGCTGGAAGGTCTGCAAGCACGTCAAGTCGAACGCCATCGTCTATTGCCGCGGCGAACAGACCCTCGGCGTCGGAGCTGGCCAGATGGCGCGCGTCGACAGCTCGCGCATCGCGGTTTGGAAAGCCGGCGAGGCGAAACTCGATTTGCGCGGCTCTGTCGTGGCGAGCGAGGCGTTGTTTCCGTTTCCCGATGGCTTGCTGGCTGCCGCCGATGCCGGAGCGACGGCGGCGATCCAGCCGGGCGGTGCGATCCGCGACGAGGAAGTCATCAAGGCCGCCGACGAGCGCGGCATGGCGATGGTTTTCACGGGCGTCCGCCACTTCAAACACTGA
- a CDS encoding OmpA family protein: MKHLKKFLSVALAGSVLLLAACSKKPVRDPNAGANQMGNTIDPNSVAIPQDQAPGTGLENRPAETPFGKSVVEPVYFDFDRAAVPERERAKLEAAVKWLKDNADKRMVLEGHCDWRGTAEYNLGLGDRRANAVRRFLEHLGVDSKRLEILSKGSTEAKQGGTDAEWAKDRRVDFIELTK, translated from the coding sequence ATGAAGCATCTTAAGAAGTTCCTCAGCGTCGCGCTCGCCGGCTCCGTGCTGTTGCTCGCGGCCTGCTCCAAGAAACCCGTGCGCGACCCGAACGCCGGTGCGAATCAGATGGGCAACACCATCGATCCGAACAGCGTTGCCATCCCGCAAGACCAGGCGCCCGGCACCGGTCTCGAGAATCGTCCCGCTGAAACTCCCTTCGGCAAGAGCGTCGTGGAGCCCGTCTATTTCGACTTCGATCGCGCCGCCGTTCCGGAGCGCGAACGCGCCAAGCTCGAAGCCGCCGTCAAGTGGCTCAAGGACAACGCCGACAAGCGCATGGTCCTCGAAGGTCACTGCGACTGGCGTGGCACCGCCGAATACAATCTCGGCCTCGGCGACCGTCGTGCGAACGCCGTCCGCCGCTTCCTCGAGCATCTCGGCGTCGACTCGAAGCGACTCGAGATCCTCTCGAAGGGTTCGACCGAAGCCAAGCAGGGTGGCACCGACGCTGAGTGGGCCAAGGACCGTCGCGTCGACTTCATCGAGCTGACGAAGTAA
- the dapB gene encoding 4-hydroxy-tetrahydrodipicolinate reductase, which produces MSAPRLIINGAKGRMGRALLAAAADLQLPVAAAVDASDDLAAALALGDVLVDFSVHSATHRAIELAVAQKKALVIGTTGHGAEEKKKFAALAAQVPTVWAGNFSVGVNLLFALTRRATRVLGADYDTEVVEMHHRFKKDAPSGTAARLLEIILEERKLAAADALRHGRSGITGERSPNEVGVHALRGGDVVGDHTVIYAALGERVELTHKASDRQIFARGALRAAQWVVSQKPGVYDMQDVLGLKD; this is translated from the coding sequence GTGAGCGCTCCCCGTCTCATCATCAACGGTGCCAAGGGGCGTATGGGCCGTGCACTACTCGCGGCCGCCGCGGATCTGCAGCTGCCCGTCGCCGCAGCCGTCGATGCGAGCGACGATCTCGCCGCCGCACTCGCGCTGGGCGACGTGCTCGTGGACTTCAGCGTGCACAGCGCGACGCACCGCGCGATCGAACTCGCGGTCGCGCAGAAAAAGGCGCTCGTCATCGGCACCACTGGTCACGGCGCGGAGGAGAAGAAGAAGTTCGCGGCGCTCGCCGCGCAGGTGCCGACAGTCTGGGCCGGCAATTTTTCCGTGGGCGTTAATCTGCTCTTCGCGCTCACCCGTCGCGCGACACGCGTCCTCGGCGCCGACTACGACACCGAGGTCGTGGAAATGCACCACCGCTTCAAGAAGGACGCCCCCAGCGGCACCGCCGCACGCCTGCTCGAGATCATTCTCGAAGAGCGCAAGCTCGCCGCCGCTGACGCCCTGCGTCACGGCCGCTCCGGCATCACGGGCGAACGTTCGCCGAATGAAGTCGGTGTGCATGCGCTGCGCGGCGGCGACGTCGTCGGCGATCACACCGTCATCTACGCGGCGCTCGGCGAACGCGTGGAGCTCACGCACAAGGCGAGCGACCGCCAGATTTTCGCGCGCGGCGCGCTGCGTGCCGCGCAATGGGTCGTCAGCCAGAAGCCGGGCGTCTACGACATGCAGGACGTGCTCGGCCTGAAGGATTGA
- a CDS encoding sigma-70 family RNA polymerase sigma factor, with the protein MTAKAQEVALDRMLVERFKGGDSAAFDQLVTRYWDRIYAMVNQLLRNQQDAEEVTQDAFIRAHRGLTNFRGESAFSTWLYQIATNLARNRYWYWWRRKRDQSISFDAPLGADNDTTIAELIPSEQETPEDATVTQEFVNRVAECMEELNEKHREILILRNVQNLSYEEIADILGISVGTVKSRIARARESLRERLGEEFQQ; encoded by the coding sequence ATGACAGCCAAGGCCCAGGAAGTCGCATTGGATCGCATGCTGGTGGAACGCTTCAAAGGCGGGGACTCCGCCGCGTTCGACCAGCTCGTCACCCGTTACTGGGATCGCATCTACGCGATGGTCAACCAGCTCCTGCGCAACCAGCAGGACGCCGAGGAGGTCACGCAAGACGCCTTCATCCGCGCCCATCGCGGCCTGACGAATTTCCGCGGCGAGTCCGCGTTCTCCACGTGGCTTTACCAGATCGCCACGAATCTCGCACGCAACCGTTATTGGTATTGGTGGCGGCGCAAGCGCGACCAATCCATCTCGTTCGACGCCCCCCTTGGTGCCGATAACGACACCACGATCGCCGAACTCATCCCGTCCGAACAGGAGACTCCCGAGGACGCCACCGTCACGCAGGAATTCGTCAACCGCGTGGCCGAGTGCATGGAGGAGCTCAACGAGAAGCACCGGGAGATTCTGATCCTGCGCAACGTGCAGAATCTCTCTTACGAGGAGATCGCCGACATCCTCGGTATCAGCGTCGGCACCGTCAAAAGCCGCATCGCCCGCGCCCGCGAAAGCCTGCGCGAGAGACTGGGGGAGGAATTTCAGCAATGA